One window of the Synergistaceae bacterium genome contains the following:
- a CDS encoding LysR family transcriptional regulator, with translation MNIEHYRNFLQVVEAGSISAGAKILRIAQPALSIQIKALEQELGTALLKRGARRVELTSAGEIFYEKAKNICYLDDAVKKEIETCISGHQGILWLGLTPAYPDPFMGNLLLDFHEAYPQIRFEIFEANSDELVESLKIGNIEIGVIRTPSFIPPMLKASISLEEHLMVVYRKENPWFSPDMKEINITALEGVPLCVSKGFRQKISDSCMEAGFHPSFLSVSSSRGSALMWAARGTAVAIIVSPRTEDQETEDLCCRILTGRAMSTRRSFAVSKERSLSAVAQTFLDFCVERPDLINENKPESNIMPI, from the coding sequence ATGAACATCGAACACTACCGAAATTTTTTGCAGGTTGTCGAAGCCGGTTCCATTTCAGCGGGAGCCAAAATTCTCCGCATCGCGCAACCCGCTTTGAGCATCCAGATCAAGGCGCTTGAACAGGAGCTTGGGACGGCTTTGCTGAAACGCGGCGCGCGCAGGGTGGAGCTGACCAGCGCCGGAGAGATTTTTTATGAAAAAGCCAAAAACATTTGTTATCTGGACGACGCCGTGAAAAAAGAAATCGAAACCTGCATCAGCGGCCACCAGGGAATACTGTGGCTGGGGCTGACGCCGGCCTATCCGGATCCCTTCATGGGCAATCTCCTGCTGGATTTCCACGAAGCGTATCCCCAGATCCGATTTGAGATTTTCGAAGCCAACTCCGACGAACTGGTGGAATCTCTGAAAATTGGCAACATCGAAATCGGAGTGATTCGAACGCCTTCTTTCATTCCACCCATGCTGAAGGCCTCGATTTCTCTCGAAGAACATCTGATGGTGGTTTATAGAAAGGAAAACCCCTGGTTTTCTCCCGATATGAAGGAGATAAATATCACCGCGCTGGAAGGAGTCCCTCTATGCGTATCCAAAGGCTTCAGGCAAAAAATCAGCGATTCCTGTATGGAGGCCGGTTTTCATCCCAGCTTTCTCTCTGTCAGTTCTTCCCGCGGCTCCGCTCTGATGTGGGCAGCACGTGGAACGGCCGTGGCCATCATCGTTTCTCCCCGCACGGAAGATCAGGAAACGGAGGATTTGTGCTGCCGCATTCTCACCGGACGAGCCATGTCCACCCGAAGGTCTTTCGCCGTCAGCAAAGAACGGTCGCTTTCCGCCGTCGCGCAGACTTTCCTTGATTTTTGCGTGGAAAGGCCCGACTTAATCAACGAGAA